The Fibrobacter sp. UWB11 genome includes a window with the following:
- a CDS encoding DUF3332 family protein, with amino-acid sequence MKKAFLALACAGMIVLSGCYGSYGSTKWLHGAIGKISNKWAKSLVHFLATPAYVLCFGFVDFLFVNTIEFWTGSNPFAAGDSYYEKDAQGNSVAAVKNEDGSLSVQLTTAKGEVSNLTLQRDENVVRAFDAQGDLVAQYEIEK; translated from the coding sequence ATGAAGAAGGCTTTCCTCGCTCTTGCTTGCGCAGGTATGATCGTTCTCTCTGGCTGCTATGGTAGCTATGGCTCTACCAAGTGGCTCCATGGTGCCATTGGCAAGATTTCCAACAAGTGGGCTAAGTCCTTGGTTCACTTCCTTGCTACTCCGGCCTACGTCCTCTGCTTTGGCTTTGTTGACTTCCTCTTTGTCAACACCATTGAATTCTGGACGGGCTCCAATCCGTTTGCAGCTGGCGATTCCTACTATGAAAAGGACGCTCAGGGCAACTCCGTTGCTGCTGTGAAGAACGAAGATGGTTCTCTCTCTGTGCAGCTCACCACCGCTAAGGGCGAAGTTTCCAACCTCACTCTCCAGCGTGATGAGAACGTTGTCCGTGCATTCGACGCTCAGGGCGACCTCGTTGCCCAGTACGAAATCGAAAAGTAA
- a CDS encoding sigma-54-dependent Fis family transcriptional regulator, which yields MKSESMLATEKMLDVVKTLLDEEQPEALFPKILEVAKDVLHADAAVLDIGGEEPLHFSNPEKVSISISAIKLAKNEKRAVVWNQLDDESADLSKSIVQNQLTSIMVSPFRTPDSEAGYLYLQRAARKEPFTEEDSALFDSFVAVCEKFAFAAYDRLRDKESLDTLKNVVRKDGIVYSSKPMVDVIAMADKLSPLPLPVIIRGETGTGKEVMARYIHKHSPRAEKPFIAVNCGAIPEHLMESLMFGHAKGSFTGAIENKKGFFEEADGGTIFLDEIGELPLNMQVKLLRVLQEKHITRVGDNREIPVNVRVISATHVDLEEAVREKRFREDLYFRIQVLPLELPPLRDRGQDVVLLAESFIQRYGAEYGRGKFHLSRNAEKALLGYHWPGNVRELENRVQKGLVQAVHGVIQPKDLGLDDMQVQAKESPRTLKEAREAVEREVISRALKDSNANLTLASTILGIDRKVLREIMERLNLKKEDFKV from the coding sequence ATGAAATCGGAATCTATGCTCGCCACAGAAAAGATGCTTGATGTGGTCAAGACTCTTTTAGATGAAGAGCAGCCTGAGGCTCTTTTCCCGAAAATTCTAGAAGTTGCCAAGGATGTTTTGCACGCCGATGCCGCTGTCTTGGACATCGGTGGCGAGGAACCGCTCCATTTTTCGAACCCTGAAAAAGTTTCAATTTCTATTTCGGCAATCAAGCTCGCGAAAAATGAAAAGCGTGCTGTAGTGTGGAACCAGCTCGATGACGAATCGGCGGACTTGTCCAAGTCGATTGTGCAGAACCAGCTCACGAGCATTATGGTATCTCCGTTCCGCACGCCCGATTCCGAGGCTGGGTACCTCTATTTGCAACGCGCAGCCCGCAAGGAACCGTTTACCGAAGAAGATAGCGCGCTCTTTGATTCTTTTGTGGCTGTCTGTGAAAAGTTTGCTTTTGCCGCATACGACCGCTTGCGTGACAAGGAATCGCTTGATACGCTCAAGAATGTTGTCCGCAAGGATGGAATAGTTTATTCATCCAAGCCGATGGTCGATGTGATAGCCATGGCCGATAAACTTTCTCCGCTCCCGCTCCCGGTGATTATTCGCGGTGAGACAGGAACCGGCAAGGAAGTGATGGCGCGTTATATCCACAAGCATAGTCCTCGTGCTGAAAAGCCGTTCATTGCGGTAAACTGTGGCGCTATTCCGGAACACTTGATGGAATCGCTCATGTTTGGACATGCGAAGGGTTCTTTTACGGGCGCTATCGAAAACAAGAAAGGCTTTTTCGAAGAAGCTGATGGCGGTACGATTTTCCTCGATGAAATTGGCGAACTTCCGCTCAATATGCAGGTAAAACTCTTGCGCGTGTTGCAAGAAAAGCATATTACGCGTGTGGGCGACAATCGCGAAATTCCGGTGAACGTGCGCGTGATTAGTGCAACGCATGTGGACTTGGAAGAGGCCGTGCGCGAAAAGCGATTCCGTGAAGATTTGTATTTCCGCATTCAGGTGTTGCCGCTTGAACTCCCGCCGCTCCGCGATCGCGGTCAGGATGTGGTTTTGCTGGCTGAAAGTTTTATACAACGTTACGGTGCCGAATATGGCCGTGGAAAATTCCACTTGAGCCGCAATGCAGAAAAGGCTCTGCTGGGCTACCACTGGCCGGGCAATGTGCGTGAACTTGAAAACCGCGTGCAAAAAGGCTTGGTGCAGGCTGTGCATGGTGTAATTCAGCCCAAAGATTTGGGCCTTGACGATATGCAAGTACAGGCAAAGGAATCTCCGCGTACGCTCAAGGAAGCCCGCGAAGCGGTCGAACGCGAAGTTATTTCGCGCGCCCTCAAGGATTCGAATGCGAACTTGACGCTTGCATCGACGATTCTTGGCATTGACCGTAAGGTGCTGCGTGAAATCATGGAGCGTTTGAACTTGAAAAAAGAAGACTTTAAGGTATAG
- a CDS encoding serine/threonine protein kinase — MRKSEKSLLDSVTGGYLLHRGGEASIYLLNIGGAPHVLKWYNEGFSVDENIVDRASKVHVPGLYRIEEWGKRNGTPYLIYDYIAGVSSDGLGRLPVTASLVALRQVVSTLAALRKQGVSHGDLSPANVIFAAGESDASDRSKSAGLGLRAVLIDCGIVGPGALAYAAPERFQGKPADEKSDLFSLGLLLYRWIVGEDLVVADGYEQFAEQMANVESLNIVEKLYSTLAFEMPEGAVQLKALEALWAGLLCSDPSERVEDFDELDELLEIALDKVSNGEVALATLVSQFVESNLKSENVVLKVPNDLENGLPFAVRKKNNWLKWSVLGILVLILALIVLLLSGGTMRFGIDATGDQLLKRSRSMETSTESEKTPDLKVDSLLLELPVPAAE, encoded by the coding sequence ATGAGAAAATCCGAAAAATCGCTTTTGGACTCCGTGACGGGAGGCTATTTGCTGCATCGAGGCGGCGAGGCTTCTATTTATCTTTTGAATATCGGTGGCGCACCGCATGTGCTCAAGTGGTACAACGAAGGTTTTTCTGTTGACGAAAATATTGTAGACCGTGCGAGCAAAGTACATGTTCCTGGTTTGTACCGCATTGAAGAATGGGGTAAACGCAATGGAACTCCGTATCTGATTTACGATTATATTGCAGGTGTTTCTTCGGATGGACTTGGACGGCTCCCGGTGACCGCCTCGCTTGTGGCTTTGCGTCAGGTCGTTTCTACGCTTGCGGCTTTGCGGAAACAGGGCGTGTCGCATGGGGACTTGAGCCCAGCGAATGTGATTTTTGCTGCTGGGGAATCCGATGCGTCAGATCGCTCGAAATCTGCGGGCCTGGGACTGCGCGCGGTGTTGATTGATTGCGGCATTGTTGGGCCGGGTGCGCTTGCGTATGCCGCTCCGGAACGTTTTCAGGGCAAGCCTGCCGACGAAAAGAGCGACCTCTTTAGCCTTGGTCTTTTGCTGTACCGCTGGATTGTGGGCGAGGATTTAGTAGTCGCCGATGGCTATGAGCAATTTGCCGAGCAGATGGCAAATGTAGAGTCCTTGAACATTGTCGAAAAGCTTTACTCGACGCTCGCCTTTGAAATGCCGGAAGGGGCGGTCCAGTTAAAGGCGCTAGAAGCCCTGTGGGCAGGGCTTCTCTGTTCCGACCCGTCGGAACGCGTCGAGGATTTTGATGAACTTGACGAACTTTTGGAGATTGCTCTCGATAAAGTTTCTAATGGAGAAGTTGCGCTTGCGACGCTTGTGTCGCAGTTTGTGGAATCGAATTTGAAGTCCGAGAATGTGGTACTAAAAGTTCCAAACGACCTCGAAAACGGCCTCCCATTTGCTGTTCGTAAGAAAAATAATTGGCTAAAATGGAGCGTTTTGGGCATTTTGGTACTTATATTAGCTTTGATAGTTCTGTTGCTTTCGGGTGGAACAATGCGTTTCGGTATCGATGCAACGGGGGACCAGCTGTTGAAGCGGTCGAGGAGCATGGAGACGTCTACGGAAAGCGAAAAAACGCCCGATTTGAAGGTGGATAGTTTGCTTTTGGAACTCCCTGTACCTGCCGCTGAATAA
- a CDS encoding tetratricopeptide repeat protein, which produces MFAILFAAVLCACNGNDLSRGDEALRIGDYERAVMNFSKVLDLEPANRDARYGLAIAYYAIAEDKERLKESTLSYWERTVREFKILSVVDTGEKSKPMYSTSLFYLARAKLAENAQAKVMSLLDKSIQLDPENYFSYNLKALILAGQGDTEGAKKIYAYIVTKQPKFASAYVNLGNLYWNVHDYESAWDIWSMGHEALPEDAVLAKWTRVAEDSLKAMVYSGKL; this is translated from the coding sequence TTGTTCGCGATTCTTTTCGCGGCGGTTCTTTGTGCTTGCAACGGAAACGATTTGTCGCGTGGCGATGAGGCGCTCCGCATTGGTGATTATGAACGTGCGGTCATGAATTTTTCGAAGGTCCTGGATTTGGAGCCTGCGAACAGGGATGCTCGATATGGGCTTGCTATTGCCTACTATGCGATTGCCGAAGACAAGGAACGCTTAAAGGAAAGTACGCTTTCGTATTGGGAACGTACGGTTCGCGAATTCAAGATTTTATCTGTGGTCGATACGGGTGAAAAGTCTAAACCCATGTATTCGACGTCGTTATTTTATCTTGCTCGTGCAAAGCTTGCCGAAAATGCCCAGGCAAAGGTGATGTCGCTTTTGGACAAGTCTATCCAGCTTGATCCGGAAAATTACTTTAGTTACAATCTCAAGGCATTGATTCTTGCCGGCCAGGGCGATACCGAAGGTGCCAAGAAAATTTATGCCTACATCGTGACGAAGCAGCCGAAATTTGCATCGGCTTACGTGAACCTCGGCAACCTCTACTGGAACGTGCACGATTACGAATCTGCATGGGATATTTGGTCGATGGGGCACGAGGCGTTACCAGAGGATGCTGTACTCGCCAAGTGGACTCGCGTGGCGGAAGATTCGCTCAAGGCCATGGTTTATTCGGGTAAACTATGA